Proteins encoded together in one Chitinophaga sp. LS1 window:
- a CDS encoding putative quinol monooxygenase, which yields MKSLKIVAKFKVTPATKEAVLASIVKCAELSRAEEGNIYYDVTAHVSNPDIIVILEEWKSQAAIDFHNSTAHFKELVENIAGKAEITIDILTLIN from the coding sequence ATGAAAAGTTTAAAAATTGTTGCGAAATTTAAAGTCACTCCTGCCACAAAAGAAGCAGTATTAGCCAGCATTGTGAAATGTGCCGAACTGTCAAGGGCCGAAGAAGGAAATATATACTATGACGTGACAGCACATGTCTCAAATCCTGACATAATAGTCATTCTTGAAGAATGGAAATCTCAGGCAGCTATCGATTTCCATAATTCCACTGCTCACTTCAAAGAACTGGTGGAAAATATAGCAGGAAAAGCTGAAATCACTATCGATATCCTGACCCTGATCAATTAA
- the modB gene encoding molybdate ABC transporter permease subunit, with product MIEAAPIILTLQLALFTTIILFFIAIPIAWWLTQKPSIFKTVMEVVVSMPLVLPPSVIGFYLLMAFRPEAFLAKYMHVRLAFSFEGLLIGSLLYSLPFMVHPIQSGLASLPESLREAAYSLGKSKWETLRRVLLPNIRSSLLTGVILTFAHTVGEFGIVLMVGGNIPGRTRTAAIAIYDLNDTFHYREANMYAVVLIGISFVVLLGMYLVNRRMRRSDYF from the coding sequence ATGATAGAGGCAGCACCTATAATTTTGACATTGCAGCTGGCACTGTTTACAACGATTATTTTATTCTTTATTGCTATTCCCATAGCGTGGTGGTTGACACAAAAGCCTTCTATCTTTAAAACGGTGATGGAGGTGGTGGTAAGTATGCCGTTGGTATTGCCGCCTTCTGTGATTGGGTTTTATTTGTTGATGGCTTTCAGACCGGAGGCGTTTTTGGCGAAGTATATGCATGTAAGGCTGGCGTTTTCATTTGAGGGGTTGTTGATAGGGTCTTTGTTGTATAGTTTGCCTTTTATGGTGCATCCGATACAGTCGGGGTTGGCTTCATTGCCGGAGAGTTTGAGGGAGGCGGCATATTCGTTGGGGAAGTCGAAATGGGAGACGTTGAGAAGGGTGTTGTTGCCGAATATCAGGTCGTCTTTATTGACGGGAGTTATTTTGACGTTTGCGCATACGGTGGGGGAGTTTGGGATTGTGTTGATGGTGGGGGGGAATATTCCGGGGAGGACCAGGACGGCGGCGATTGCGATTTATGATTTGAATGATACGTTTCATTATAGGGAGGCGAATATGTATGCGGTGGTGTTGATAGGGATTTCGTTTGTGGTGTTGTTGGGAATGTATTTGGTGAATAGGAGAATGAGGAGGAGTGATTATTTTTAG
- the modA gene encoding molybdate ABC transporter substrate-binding protein — MKLRLLLLVCAFFLSLGGQAQNKIIVAVAANMQYTIEALKTAFNKVNKTEIEVVSGASGKLTQQIIAGAPFDIFISADTAFPARVQAAGLAVVPPRTYAQGILVLWTTLPGVTPDMRLLSADKVHHIAIANPATAPYGAAAMVILKKYGLIHSVEGKLVTGESITQASQFIASGNAEVGFTAKSIVISDAMKGKGKWMEVKRQDYPPIIQAAVLLKDNVAARQFYDFLYSAQAKKIFEQFGYIVQ; from the coding sequence ATGAAACTGAGATTGCTCCTACTCGTCTGCGCGTTCTTCCTTAGTTTAGGAGGGCAGGCACAAAATAAGATTATAGTGGCTGTCGCGGCTAATATGCAATATACCATTGAGGCTTTAAAGACGGCCTTTAATAAGGTGAATAAGACTGAAATTGAGGTGGTATCAGGCGCTTCGGGGAAGTTAACCCAGCAGATCATTGCAGGGGCTCCTTTTGATATTTTTATTTCTGCAGATACGGCATTTCCTGCCAGGGTACAGGCTGCTGGTTTGGCAGTGGTGCCACCAAGGACTTATGCGCAAGGGATCCTTGTACTATGGACGACCTTACCTGGGGTAACCCCGGATATGCGGTTGCTAAGTGCTGACAAGGTTCATCATATTGCTATTGCGAATCCGGCAACAGCACCTTATGGTGCAGCGGCCATGGTTATTCTTAAGAAATACGGGCTGATTCATTCAGTGGAGGGGAAACTGGTGACGGGAGAGAGTATTACGCAGGCAAGTCAGTTTATTGCTTCAGGGAATGCGGAAGTTGGGTTTACGGCGAAGTCTATTGTGATATCTGATGCGATGAAGGGAAAAGGTAAATGGATGGAGGTGAAGCGGCAGGATTATCCTCCTATTATACAGGCGGCGGTATTATTGAAAGACAATGTGGCAGCGAGGCAGTTTTATGACTTTCTTTACTCGGCGCAGGCAAAGAAAATATTTGAGCAATTCGGATATATTGTACAATGA
- a CDS encoding pentapeptide repeat-containing protein has protein sequence MKNTWDDKEEKFYERQEFTAIDFTETPLKNWEFYKCKFDKCIFSNCDLSNTTFEDCTFDGCDFSMAVVKNTGFRSITFTECKLLGVNFALCSKLQFSFKFEKCNLNYAIFLGRNLKKTPFIECSLKEADFSDADLSECKFTQSDLTLTRFSNTNLEKADFRGALNFSIEPEFNKMKKAKFNLFQLEALLYKYQLDID, from the coding sequence ATGAAAAATACATGGGACGACAAAGAAGAAAAATTTTACGAAAGACAGGAATTCACGGCAATAGACTTTACAGAAACGCCACTAAAAAATTGGGAGTTCTACAAATGCAAATTCGATAAATGCATTTTCAGTAACTGCGATCTCTCCAATACCACCTTTGAAGACTGCACTTTTGATGGCTGCGATTTTTCTATGGCAGTAGTGAAAAATACCGGGTTCAGAAGTATTACATTTACCGAATGCAAATTGCTCGGTGTGAACTTTGCGCTATGCAGCAAGTTGCAGTTCTCGTTTAAATTTGAAAAATGTAACCTGAACTACGCTATATTTTTAGGCAGAAACCTGAAGAAGACTCCTTTTATAGAATGCAGTCTGAAGGAAGCTGATTTTTCAGATGCCGACCTCTCTGAATGTAAATTCACCCAATCAGATCTCACGCTCACCAGATTCTCCAATACCAACCTTGAAAAGGCTGACTTCAGGGGAGCACTGAATTTCTCCATCGAACCTGAGTTTAATAAGATGAAGAAAGCAAAGTTCAATCTCTTTCAATTAGAAGCATTGCTCTACAAATATCAATTGGATATTGATTAA
- a CDS encoding RICIN domain-containing protein, whose product MKKSLYFLLLLCSFVIKTYSQRTYYIDFGPNDVTNGNITTSPDVNGNYWNNITNTSTTAASVYLVTNKNALSGALLNITSGFSSNGINNGGLLSPSASLLNDLAINTATQDYFYTDNTASFIIKGLDVSKGYVFYFFATRNDPEVRKSNYTLVGNTTYSATLQTSGTNLGGTGYNGNNSTILVTNTLTPDTKGQIAITVKRETGTFAYIGALKIAEVQLPITALKTTYIDFGPNDVTNGNITTSPDINGNYWNNVTNTSTTAAQVNLVDKVNASTGAYVKITSAFSSNGILNGGLLSPDASLLGDLAIPTATQDYFHTSTASSLSIRGLDKTKGYVFNFFGTRNDPEKRVTGYSLTGATFYDGLLQTSGTNLGGTGYNGNTKTILTSDIIMPDDNGQINLTMTRSEGTFGYLGILKINQVNPVTFEPYCTTKDASRIAIMGSSVPSGTGATNNQGYAQLYAQLLTTRANNGTGQTWNVSNISVPGNNTISVINRWDKDLLPICGKYVIYALSLGNEGITTGGQAIFDQFRDNMKLLINKARQQGIEPIVTNCYSREDYTATEYNYIKQMNLLIHSWNVASINLLGALDNGAGKWATGYKYDDLHPNDAGHLEFEYAIVPSLFDALKAGKTQPYQVNGTYLNLSPSTGYKLQIKPEETLHSFTYSFDIQTSSIGQLAELSTTTGLKTLVINTSGKLDYSSGISGTTVLTDNQWHKVTLTHYYAMGKTLLYIDKVLQGSIAEKVVTTAFDLNGSTAPAANYRTLLFYRSGMTPEEINAMVDGSLLKSSLEIYSPLDGGNADPIINFAQSTNKLKKVNIIAGTYYVQNRFSGLYMDVDDGQITQDGGNIQQWSLLNGTNQQFTFTHLGNEVYKIICVKSGKSVDVSGVSTTDGANILQWSYAAGTNQQFSMVPVDNDYYKIIPQHSGKLIEVSNFSTVNGGNVQQWSDADQLSGHWKLVRSSLAAPATIASVVQKEDQSGISVYPNPAVSTLYIRGLTNAVSIKVYSSSGQLQLSGYVRSIAIGQLSPGVYLVHLGAKVFKFVKQ is encoded by the coding sequence ATGAAAAAGTCACTGTACTTTTTACTGCTCCTATGTTCTTTCGTCATTAAAACCTACTCACAAAGAACATATTACATCGACTTTGGCCCAAATGATGTTACCAACGGTAACATCACCACCAGTCCCGATGTAAATGGCAATTATTGGAACAACATCACCAATACCAGTACAACCGCCGCTTCGGTATACCTGGTCACAAACAAAAACGCATTATCCGGTGCATTACTCAACATCACCTCCGGCTTTAGTTCTAACGGCATTAACAACGGAGGACTGCTATCACCCAGTGCATCGCTCCTGAATGATCTCGCTATCAACACTGCCACGCAGGATTATTTTTATACTGATAATACCGCGAGCTTTATCATCAAAGGACTGGATGTAAGCAAAGGATATGTCTTTTATTTCTTCGCTACCCGAAATGACCCTGAAGTACGCAAATCAAATTATACACTTGTAGGCAATACCACCTACAGCGCTACCCTACAAACCTCTGGTACGAATCTGGGTGGAACCGGCTACAATGGTAACAACAGCACCATTCTCGTCACCAACACCCTCACCCCCGATACAAAAGGCCAGATCGCCATTACCGTAAAACGCGAAACCGGTACTTTCGCCTATATCGGCGCTCTGAAAATAGCGGAAGTCCAACTGCCCATTACCGCATTAAAAACAACCTATATTGATTTCGGTCCCAATGATGTAACCAATGGCAACATCACCACCAGTCCCGATATCAATGGCAATTACTGGAACAATGTAACCAATACCAGTACTACTGCCGCCCAGGTAAACCTTGTAGATAAAGTGAATGCATCAACAGGGGCATATGTTAAAATCACTTCCGCATTTTCTTCCAATGGTATTCTAAATGGAGGTTTATTATCACCAGATGCCAGCTTATTAGGTGACCTCGCCATCCCCACTGCCACCCAGGATTACTTTCACACCTCCACGGCTTCCAGTCTTTCAATAAGAGGACTGGATAAAACCAAAGGCTACGTTTTTAATTTCTTCGGTACCCGCAACGACCCTGAAAAAAGAGTAACAGGTTATTCACTCACCGGGGCTACATTCTACGACGGTCTGCTGCAAACCTCCGGAACCAATTTAGGCGGAACTGGTTATAATGGAAATACGAAAACCATCCTCACCTCAGATATAATCATGCCTGACGATAATGGTCAGATAAACCTGACCATGACCCGATCTGAAGGCACCTTTGGCTACCTGGGGATCCTGAAGATCAACCAGGTCAACCCTGTTACGTTTGAGCCGTATTGTACTACCAAAGACGCCAGTCGCATCGCCATCATGGGCTCTTCTGTCCCTTCAGGTACAGGTGCTACCAACAACCAGGGATACGCCCAGTTATACGCCCAGCTATTGACTACCAGGGCCAACAACGGTACCGGTCAAACCTGGAATGTATCGAACATATCCGTCCCTGGCAACAACACCATCAGTGTGATCAACCGATGGGATAAAGACTTACTACCCATATGTGGCAAATACGTTATTTACGCCCTCTCTTTAGGAAATGAAGGGATCACCACCGGCGGCCAGGCCATCTTTGATCAGTTCAGAGATAATATGAAATTGCTCATTAACAAAGCAAGGCAACAAGGCATTGAACCCATCGTCACCAATTGTTATAGTCGCGAAGATTACACGGCTACAGAATACAATTATATCAAGCAAATGAATTTGCTCATTCATTCCTGGAATGTAGCAAGTATCAATTTGCTCGGTGCACTTGACAATGGAGCCGGTAAATGGGCCACCGGTTATAAATATGATGACCTGCACCCCAATGATGCGGGGCATCTTGAATTTGAATATGCGATCGTTCCTTCTTTGTTCGATGCTTTAAAAGCAGGAAAGACACAACCCTACCAGGTAAATGGTACCTATTTAAACTTAAGCCCTTCCACTGGCTACAAACTTCAAATTAAGCCTGAGGAAACGCTTCATTCCTTTACCTACTCTTTTGATATCCAAACATCTTCCATCGGGCAGTTAGCAGAACTAAGCACCACTACGGGTTTAAAAACCTTAGTGATCAATACCTCCGGAAAGCTGGACTATTCATCAGGTATTTCTGGTACTACAGTACTGACCGACAACCAATGGCATAAAGTGACACTCACCCATTACTATGCAATGGGGAAAACACTATTATACATCGATAAGGTATTACAGGGTTCAATTGCTGAAAAGGTCGTGACCACTGCCTTTGATCTGAATGGCTCCACTGCGCCAGCTGCAAATTATCGTACGTTACTCTTCTACCGTTCTGGTATGACACCAGAAGAAATCAACGCTATGGTAGATGGTAGTCTCCTAAAATCAAGTCTTGAAATTTATTCCCCCCTTGATGGCGGCAATGCAGATCCAATTATAAATTTCGCACAGAGTACAAACAAATTAAAAAAGGTAAACATCATTGCAGGTACCTACTATGTTCAAAACCGTTTCAGCGGACTGTACATGGATGTAGATGATGGTCAGATTACGCAGGATGGTGGCAATATCCAGCAATGGAGCTTATTAAATGGTACGAATCAGCAATTTACCTTTACGCACCTGGGTAATGAAGTCTATAAGATCATTTGTGTCAAATCCGGAAAATCAGTAGATGTGTCAGGCGTGAGCACCACAGATGGCGCCAATATACTGCAATGGAGTTATGCAGCCGGTACCAATCAACAGTTTTCGATGGTGCCTGTGGATAACGACTATTATAAGATTATACCACAGCATAGTGGTAAATTGATAGAGGTATCCAATTTTAGTACGGTGAATGGAGGGAATGTGCAGCAATGGTCAGATGCAGATCAACTCAGTGGCCATTGGAAACTCGTTCGGTCATCATTGGCAGCACCGGCTACAATTGCCAGCGTAGTGCAAAAAGAGGATCAGTCCGGAATTTCAGTATATCCAAATCCTGCTGTGAGCACGCTTTATATACGTGGGTTAACGAATGCAGTCAGTATTAAAGTATATAGTAGTTCAGGGCAATTGCAGTTATCCGGTTATGTAAGATCTATAGCTATTGGTCAATTGAGTCCTGGTGTGTATTTGGTACACCTGGGGGCGAAGGTGTTCAAATTTGTTAAACAATAA
- the ltrA gene encoding group II intron reverse transcriptase/maturase has product MSDIIKVQHSLARKAHSDTNHQFGHLYRIICNREWITEALEAVLQNKGAKTAGIDGVTKKTLQSDDAKRALVTELEMELREKKFNPKPVRRVYIPKGRDQKRPIGILIVKDRVVQMLIKMLLEPIWESLFMNCSNGFRPKRRTMDCIALLDSYINKRNKYYWIIEGDIRGAFDNIHHETLMSILSKRIGDQRILNLINQFLKAGVMENGLFHKSESGSPQGGICSPLLANIYLHEMDKYWWEHYGGLHRKAKEKRRTEKKGNCSLIKYADDWLLLTNGTKQEAYRLRNEFEKFLKEKLHLELSVEKTHITHVNKGFDFLGFNIRRHVRNNDKPKMFITPTKRSIEKLKMKVKEMTARKRFKDVPLLKFSALNALLRGWIAYYRHSNVKTIAKQLDLWVNRRLVSWLKKRHRLPVRRILKMYKKRQNGTRNNLGIQDGNRIKYLFKMFDQPLTKYKSRKPANLYLNKDAIIRTEAVTVREVSIPDKVWFGNADNESWRVIKAELKAARGARCEICGSLSNLDLHHIKAKKTGGKDTKENAQLLCESCHIKTPTYGRQKK; this is encoded by the coding sequence ATGTCCGATATTATCAAAGTTCAACATAGTCTCGCCAGAAAGGCGCATAGTGATACGAACCATCAGTTCGGTCATCTCTATCGTATTATTTGCAACAGAGAATGGATTACAGAGGCTCTTGAAGCTGTATTACAGAACAAAGGAGCCAAAACAGCCGGTATTGACGGCGTAACCAAAAAGACACTTCAATCGGATGACGCAAAAAGAGCGCTGGTAACAGAATTGGAAATGGAACTTCGGGAGAAGAAGTTTAATCCCAAACCAGTAAGAAGAGTATACATACCTAAAGGGAGAGATCAGAAACGGCCGATTGGGATACTTATTGTCAAGGATCGTGTAGTACAAATGCTTATCAAAATGTTGCTAGAGCCTATATGGGAGAGTTTATTTATGAACTGTTCCAACGGGTTCCGCCCAAAACGCAGGACAATGGATTGTATTGCGTTACTGGATAGCTATATCAATAAGCGAAATAAATACTATTGGATCATTGAAGGAGATATTAGGGGAGCATTTGATAATATTCATCATGAAACACTGATGAGTATTTTATCCAAAAGGATTGGTGATCAGAGAATCTTAAATCTGATTAATCAATTTCTGAAGGCAGGCGTCATGGAAAATGGATTATTCCATAAGAGCGAATCTGGCTCACCTCAGGGTGGTATTTGCTCGCCTTTACTGGCCAATATTTATCTGCATGAAATGGATAAATATTGGTGGGAACATTATGGCGGATTACATCGAAAGGCAAAAGAGAAAAGAAGAACAGAGAAGAAAGGGAATTGTTCATTGATAAAATATGCTGACGATTGGCTGTTATTAACCAATGGCACCAAACAGGAAGCATATAGATTGAGAAATGAATTTGAGAAGTTCCTGAAGGAGAAATTACATCTGGAATTATCAGTGGAAAAGACGCACATAACTCATGTGAATAAAGGATTTGATTTTCTGGGGTTTAATATTCGTCGGCATGTTAGAAATAATGACAAGCCCAAAATGTTTATTACGCCCACTAAAAGGTCAATAGAGAAGTTAAAGATGAAGGTTAAGGAAATGACAGCAAGGAAAAGATTTAAAGATGTTCCCCTTTTAAAGTTCTCTGCCCTGAATGCACTGCTCAGAGGTTGGATTGCTTATTATCGACATAGTAACGTCAAGACTATAGCCAAGCAACTTGACCTATGGGTAAATCGCCGTTTAGTGTCCTGGTTGAAAAAGCGTCATCGTTTACCTGTAAGAAGAATACTGAAAATGTATAAGAAACGGCAGAATGGTACCAGAAATAATTTAGGTATTCAAGACGGGAATAGGATAAAATATCTGTTCAAGATGTTTGACCAACCCCTTACGAAGTACAAATCACGTAAGCCGGCAAACCTTTATTTGAATAAGGATGCCATAATAAGAACGGAAGCAGTGACAGTACGAGAAGTATCAATACCAGATAAAGTATGGTTCGGAAATGCAGATAATGAATCATGGAGAGTGATCAAAGCTGAATTAAAAGCAGCAAGAGGTGCGCGTTGTGAAATATGTGGCAGCCTGAGTAATCTTGATTTGCATCATATAAAGGCGAAGAAAACAGGAGGCAAGGATACAAAAGAAAACGCGCAACTACTCTGTGAATCGTGTCATATTAAAACGCCCACGTACGGTAGACAAAAGAAATAA
- a CDS encoding CPBP family intramembrane glutamic endopeptidase produces the protein MIATIWYAAKLSKKKQPESFELGFNKIQLWLIPVLIISTIALTVGLERVSSLVPMPDSVAKFFDDLFKNDIFSIIMISVAAPILEETLCRGIVLKGLLQNYPPRKAIVYSALFFALIHLNPWQSLPAFFAGLFLGWMYYKTRSVIPGIIIHAVSNTTFVLFLFLPKAQQDYLGLLGLPLYLVVCVLATIVFVAGCMLIQKRAKVV, from the coding sequence ATGATCGCAACCATCTGGTATGCTGCAAAACTGAGTAAGAAAAAACAGCCAGAATCATTTGAATTGGGTTTTAATAAGATACAGCTTTGGTTGATTCCAGTATTAATCATCAGCACAATAGCATTAACGGTAGGATTGGAACGGGTATCCTCGCTGGTACCTATGCCCGATAGCGTTGCTAAATTCTTTGATGACCTTTTTAAGAATGATATCTTCTCCATCATCATGATATCCGTTGCTGCGCCTATATTGGAAGAAACACTTTGTCGTGGAATTGTGTTAAAGGGCTTATTACAAAATTATCCTCCCCGCAAAGCAATCGTATATTCAGCATTGTTTTTTGCATTGATCCATCTTAATCCATGGCAGTCTTTACCTGCTTTCTTTGCTGGTTTATTCTTAGGATGGATGTATTATAAAACAAGGTCTGTAATACCCGGAATTATTATACATGCGGTAAGTAATACCACGTTTGTATTGTTCTTATTCCTGCCAAAGGCACAGCAGGATTATTTAGGGTTGTTAGGTTTGCCGTTATATTTAGTAGTGTGTGTATTGGCAACAATCGTGTTTGTAGCAGGGTGCATGCTGATTCAAAAAAGAGCTAAAGTGGTCTGA
- a CDS encoding reverse transcriptase domain-containing protein: MRPVPTLFSPLLANLFLHYCFDKWMQLRYPEVRFERYADDIVLHFRTQKEALFILNRIQERFGTCKLKVHPEKTKVVYCRDKKRNKSDHPVVSFDFLGFTFKARQCRKKANNHIFYSFTPAISTRSKVKIGNAIKARNLRSRITDNFEIFAKELNPQIRGWITYYGKFRKSELRRVFHQLNKRLTNWIKDKYKLNIRRAVLRNKALAKANPKLFVHWEHGILP; encoded by the coding sequence GTGCGTCCTGTTCCTACTCTATTTAGTCCTTTACTTGCGAATTTGTTCCTACATTATTGTTTCGACAAATGGATGCAGTTACGTTACCCGGAAGTACGCTTTGAAAGGTACGCGGATGATATCGTGTTACATTTCCGTACACAGAAAGAGGCTTTATTTATCCTTAATCGTATTCAGGAGAGGTTTGGAACTTGTAAGTTGAAGGTTCATCCAGAAAAGACAAAAGTTGTTTATTGCAGAGATAAGAAACGTAACAAAAGTGATCATCCTGTTGTAAGCTTCGACTTTTTAGGATTTACATTTAAAGCAAGGCAATGTCGTAAGAAGGCAAACAACCATATATTTTATAGCTTCACACCGGCCATCAGCACAAGATCAAAAGTGAAGATAGGTAATGCTATAAAGGCACGAAACCTCCGCAGCAGAATCACCGACAATTTTGAAATATTTGCCAAAGAACTAAACCCACAAATCCGTGGCTGGATTACCTACTATGGGAAGTTCAGGAAATCAGAACTGAGGCGAGTGTTTCATCAGTTAAACAAACGGTTGACTAACTGGATTAAGGATAAGTACAAGCTTAATATCAGGCGTGCAGTGTTACGCAATAAAGCACTGGCGAAAGCCAATCCTAAACTCTTTGTACATTGGGAACATGGCATCTTACCATGA
- a CDS encoding ABC transporter ATP-binding protein, whose protein sequence is MVKVSLQKHLHTADGELLLHLDMALEKGEFVSLYGPSGAGKTSILRMLAGFMQPDRGSVSVEGALWFDSSRKINMRPQRRNAGMVFQDYALFPNMTVQENIAFALKKNEPTGIVDELLEVTGLTKLALRKPQALSGGQKQRVALARAIAQRPNLLLLDEPLSAIDRELRLSLQETLQEVHRKYHLTTIMVSHDVEEIVKLSDKVIHIANGGGVEYASPAAFFDLRKGNMAKVQQGNVGDAYQGNMSDVLQENMSDIHKGNVVNAHQEIMSDIHQGNVVDVRKEGNQTYVTVLVENSGLNVGDKVTFERE, encoded by the coding sequence ATGGTAAAAGTATCGTTGCAAAAGCATTTACATACTGCTGATGGAGAGTTACTACTTCATCTGGATATGGCATTGGAGAAAGGAGAGTTTGTGAGTTTATATGGCCCTTCAGGCGCTGGTAAAACGAGTATATTGCGTATGCTGGCGGGGTTTATGCAACCGGATAGAGGGAGTGTCAGTGTGGAGGGAGCACTGTGGTTTGATAGTAGTCGTAAAATAAATATGCGTCCGCAGCGGAGGAATGCCGGCATGGTGTTTCAGGATTATGCGTTGTTCCCGAATATGACTGTGCAAGAGAATATAGCTTTTGCTTTGAAAAAAAACGAGCCTACGGGTATTGTAGATGAATTGCTGGAAGTAACAGGGTTGACAAAGCTGGCATTGAGAAAGCCACAGGCGCTTTCCGGCGGACAAAAGCAACGGGTAGCACTGGCGAGAGCGATTGCACAAAGGCCAAATCTGTTATTATTGGATGAGCCTTTGTCGGCGATTGACAGGGAGCTGCGGCTGTCGTTGCAGGAGACTTTGCAGGAGGTGCATAGAAAATATCATTTGACAACTATTATGGTGAGTCATGATGTGGAAGAGATTGTGAAGTTATCGGACAAGGTGATACATATTGCAAATGGCGGTGGTGTGGAGTATGCTTCTCCGGCTGCGTTTTTTGATTTGCGGAAGGGGAATATGGCGAAAGTGCAACAAGGAAATGTGGGGGATGCTTACCAAGGGAATATGTCAGACGTGCTCCAAGAGAATATGTCGGATATACACAAAGGGAACGTGGTAAATGCGCACCAAGAGATTATGTCGGATATACACCAGGGGAATGTGGTGGATGTGCGAAAGGAAGGAAATCAAACATATGTAACAGTATTGGTGGAAAATAGTGGTTTGAATGTGGGGGATAAGGTGACGTTTGAACGGGAATAA